One segment of Salvia hispanica cultivar TCC Black 2014 unplaced genomic scaffold, UniMelb_Shisp_WGS_1.0 HiC_scaffold_167, whole genome shotgun sequence DNA contains the following:
- the LOC125198553 gene encoding serine/threonine-protein kinase PBL34-like, translated as MGLVPKAMNKVDMDVGNSKARMGKIVNGDGDDDASVGSCWFKFRFFGRCLSARTKVDSSVSGSGSGSSLQYAESKSTNETSRDQPVVPVVSSSATSNAESVPSTPKIEEELKISSQLRKFTYNELKLATRSFRPDSLLGEGGFGCVFKGWVNENGNTPVKPGTGLTVAVKTLNHDGLQGHKEWLAEINYLGELIHPNLVTLIGYCIEDDQRLLVYEFMARGSLENHLFKRSLPLPWAIRMKIALNAAKGLAFLHEEAEKPVIYRDFKTSNILLDVEYNAKLSDFGLAKDGPEGDKTHVSTRVMGTYGYAAPEYVMTGHLTAKSDVYSFGVVLLELLTGRRSMDKSRPPGEHNLVEWSRPYLDERRRFYRLIDPRLEGRFSVKGAQKTVQLAARCLSRDAKIRPAMSEIVLALEPLPALKDMACSSSYFQAMNNARGSATMNARTGGRLQTRNGQQPTRSPSMPNRYYGSPYQEITPLRSPLANKP; from the exons atggggcTAGTTCCTAAAGCTATGAATAAGGTTGATATGGATGTGGGAAACTCGAAGGCCAGGATGGGAAAAATTGTTAATGGTGATGGCGACGATGATGCTTCGGTAGGTAGCTGTTGGtttaaatttcgattttttggGCGCTGTTTGTCTGCAAGGACCAAAGTTGATAGCTCTGTTAGTGGTTCTGGCTCTGGCTCTAGCTTACAGTATG CGGAAAGTAAATCTACAAATGAGACAAGTAGAGACCAACCAGTTGTTCCGGTAGTATCATCTTCAGCAACAAGCAATGCTGAAAGTGTTCCATCAACTCCCAAAATTGAAGAGGAACTGAAAATATCTTCTCAGCTACGAAAGTTCACTTACAATGAGCTTAAGCTGGCCACAAGGAGTTTCAGGCCCGACAGTCTCCTTGGGGAGGGTGGCTTTGGCTGCGTTTTCAAAGGTTGGGTCAATGAGAATGGAAACACTCCCGTTAAGCCCGGTACAGGGCTTACTGTGGCTGTCAAAACTCTTAATCATGATGGACTTCAAGGCCATAAAGAGTGGCTA GCTGAAATAAATTATCTTGGTGAGCTCATCCATCCGAATTTGGTTACATTGATCGGCTATTGCATAGAGGATGACCAAAGGCTCCTCGTCTATGAATTCATGGCAAGGGGCAGCTTGGAAAATCACTTATTCAAGa GATCCTTGCCTCTTCCTTGGGCTATAAGAATGAAAATAGCACTAAATGCAGCAAAGGGCCTTGCTTTTCTTCATGAAGAAGCAGAGAAACCTGTTATATATAGAGATTTCAAAACTTCAAACATTCTGCTAGATGTG GAGTACAATGCAAAGCTTTCCGATTTTGGACTTGCCAAAGACGGGCCTGAGGGAGACAAGACGCACGTGTCAACCCGTGTGATGGGAACATATGGCTATGCTGCACCGGAGTATGTCATGACAG GGCATCTCACTGCAAAGAGCGATGTGTATAGCTTCGGAGTGGTCTTGCTGGAGCTGTTGACGGGGCGGAGATCCATGGACAAGAGCAGACCTCCCGGGGAGCACAACTTGGTGGAATGGTCGAGGCCTTACCTCGACGAGAGGAGGCGGTTCTACAGGCTGATTGATCCTCGTCTGGAGGGGCGCTTCTCTGTCAAAGGCGCTCAGAAAACTGTGCAGCTGGCTGCTCGCTGCCTCAGCCGGGATGCCAAGATTAGACCCGCGATGAGCGAGATAGTTTTAGCTCTGGAGCCGCTGCCAGCTCTCAAGGACATGGCGTGCTCCTCGTCCTATTTTCAGGCGATGAACAATGCCCGTGGTTCTGCGACCATGAATGCAAGAACCGGAGGTAGATTGCAGACGAGAAACGGGCAGCAGCCAACAAGGAGCCCCTCCATGCCTAACAGGTATTACGGCTCGCCATATCAAGAAATCACGCCTCTGCGATCTCCGTTAGCTAACAAGCCCTGA
- the LOC125198555 gene encoding galactose mutarotase-like, producing the protein MSILLCFLFLAFGNLSNASRNGGLAMYEIKKGDFSLKVTNYGARIASLVLPDKHGKLGDIVLGYDTAEEFKNDTGHFGAVVGRVANRIAGAKFTLNGTVYKLEANEGKNMLHGGSKGFSQVVWKVKKHVKYGRSPYITLTYHSVDGEEGFPGSVLASVTYALVAPYTLVVKMKAKALNKATPINLAQHAYWNLGNHNSGSILSDSLQIFASHITPVDQGLIPTGEITSVKKTPYDFLKPRVIKGPIKDLPKGSRGYDINYVVDDYKGLKMKPVAVVYNKKSGRVMKVSANAPGVQLYTGNFIDNVKGKGGFIYQSHAALCLETQGFPDSVNHPNFPSQIVNPGQIYDHRMVFVFTTKK; encoded by the exons ATGTCTATTCTTCTctgtttcttgtttttggCATTTGGGAATCTCTCAAATGCCTCAAGAAATGGTGGTCTCGCAATGTATGAGATCAAGAAAGGCGATTTCTCTCTCAAGGTCACCAACTACGGTGCAAGAATCGCCTCTCTTGTTCTTCCCGACAAACATg GAAAGTTGGGTGACATTGTTCTGGGCTATGATACTGCTGAAGAATTTAAG AATGATACCGGTCACTTTGGAGCCGTTGTGGGAAGAGTAGCTAACCGCATTGCTGGTGCTAAATTTACTCTAAATGGGACCGTATACAAGCTTGAAGCGAATGAGGGGAAGAACATGCTCCATG GTGGGTCGAAAGGGTTCAGCCAAGTCGTGTGGAAGGTGAAGAAGCACGTTAAGTATGGCCGATCTCCTTACATTACACTAACATATCACAGCGTTGATGGAGAAGAAG GTTTCCCCGGTTCTGTTCTGGCCTCGGTAACCTATGCTCTAGTGGCCCCTTACACGCTGGTTGTGAAAATGAAGGCGAAAGCTCTAAACAAGGCTACCCCGATAAACCTAGCCCAGCACGCCTACTGGAACCTCGGTAACCACAACAGTGGGAGCATCCTCTCTGACTCGCTGCAGATATTTGCGTCCCACATCACACCAGTCGACCAGGGGCTCATCCCAACGGGAGAAATCACCTCAGTGAAGAAGACTCCTTACGATTTCCTCAAGCCCCGTGTGATAAAAGGCCCCATCAAGGACCTCCCCAAAGGGTCAAGGGGGTACGACATCAACTATGTGGTGGACGACTACAAGGGGCTGAAGATGAAGCCGGTGGCAGTGGTCTACAACAAGAAGTCGGGGAGAGTGATGAAGGTGTCAGCCAATGCCCCGGGCGTGCAGCTGTACACAGGCAACTTCATCGACAACGTGAAGGGGAAGGGTGGGTTCATATACCAGTCTCATGCGGCCTTGTGTTTGGAGACTCAAGGGTTCCCAGACTCTGTGAATCATCCTAATTTTCCTTCACAGATTGTGAATCCTGGGCAGATTTATGATCATcgtatggtgtttgtgtttacCACAAAGAAATGA